In a genomic window of Magnolia sinica isolate HGM2019 chromosome 14, MsV1, whole genome shotgun sequence:
- the LOC131226169 gene encoding probable indole-3-acetic acid-amido synthetase GH3.6, whose translation MSEEAILKRLEDSTRYAVEEQIRTLQTILDHNGGARYLASHFQGYNGPLNADSFRRFVPISSYDDYVGPIQALADGDDRPILSVDPLICFFYSSGTNSSKPKMIPYFDSKPGKEASYLAHQASAALVRRLFPPRPSKNKVLWFLYAGKVTETEGGIKAMAASAFPFHNNSQSKSQLLSMCISPVEVLLGSDTHQQTYCHLLCGLRYSNSIDCIRAPYAAGLIRAFHLLESKWRQLCEDIDTGTVSSEITDVTMRDAIVEFLGGPQPDIADRIRSFCEGGEWGGVLIKLWPELRYISCVTTGSMEQYYAKLKYYAGDSVMLLGGDYFTSECGVAINMERSNLPQNTKFVMLPTAAYFEFLPFDVSASVCSDAAVDFSGVEVGKMYEVVTTTYRGLYRYRLGDIVKVIGFYNSSPEVEYVMRAPKAPGEVLTEKSLISAMERLRCMLREETKVEIVEFASFVDLESSPKHVVIFIEPSIEFEESMVFLQRFCLLLEDCLGSIYKVQRKNRDVGPLEISVVKPGSFYELFRAAVENGAPANQYKPPKILRNRTIIDLLKRFVIMTVYQDSLDIL comes from the exons ATGTCGGAAGAAGCGATCCTAAAAAGGCTCGAGGACTCCACACGGTACGCGGTCGAGGAGCAGATCCGCACCCTCCAAACCATCCTCGACCACAACGGCGGCGCACGTTATCTCGCATCCCATTTTCAGGGCTACAACGGCCCCCTCAACGCCGACTCCTTCCGGCGTTTCGTCCCCATCTCTTCCTACGAcgattatgtgggccccatccaagCTCTGGCCGACGGTGACGATCGGCCCATCCTGTCCGTCGATCCCCTCATCTGCTTCTTCTACAG TTCAGGAACGAATTCTTCAAAGCCGAAGATGATACCGTATTTCGATTCGAAGCCCGGGAAAGAAGCATCCTATCTGGCACACCAGGCCAGTGCTGCACTCGTTAGAAG GTTGTTTCCTCCCAGACCATCCAAGAATAAAGTCCTTTGGTTTCTGTATGCTGGGAAAGTCACTGAGACCGAAGGCGGTATCAAAGCAATGGCAGCCTCTGCATTTCCCTTCCACAACAACAGCCAAAGCAAGTCGCAACTGCTTTCGATGTGCATCAGCCCTGTCGAAGTTCTTCTTGGATCGGATACTCATCAACAGACATACTGTCACCTTCTATGCGGCCTGCGCTACTCCAATTCTATAGACTGTATACGGGCCCCATATGCTGCGGGCCTTATACGGGCATTCCACCTTCTAGAATCCAAGTGGAGGCAGCTCTGTGAAGATATTGACACTGGGACAGTTAGTTCAGAGATAACAGATGTTACAATGAGGGATGCCATTGTGGAGTTCCTTGGCGGGCCCCAACCAGATATAGCGGATAGGATTCGATCATTTTGTGAAGGAGGAGAGTGGGGTGGGGTCCTGATCAAGCTGTGGCCGGAACTGCGTTACATTTCATGTGTCACGACCGGAAGCATGGAGCAGTACTATGCCAAGCTCAAATACTATGCTGGCGATAGTGTAATGTTGTTAGGTGGTGACTACTTCACCTCTGAATGTGGCGTCGCTATCAACATGGAACGGTCGAATCTGCCACAGAATACGAAATTCGTCATGCTCCCAACAGCGGCCTACTTCGAATTCCTCCCATTTGATGTGAGTGCCAGTGTTTGTTCTGATGCAGCTGTGGATTTCTCGGGCGTTGAGGTTGGGAAGATGTATGAGGTTGTCACAACTACTTACAGAGGGTTGTATCGATACCGTCTTGGCGACATTGTTAAAGTCATCGGTTTCTATAATTCATCTCCTGAAGTGGAGTATGTGATGCGGGCACCAAAGGCTCCTGGAGAGGTTTTGACTGAGAAGAGCTTAATCTCCGCCATGGAAAGATTGCGATGCATGCTTAGAGAGGAAACTAAGGTGGAGATTGTGGAGTTTGCAAGCTTTGTAGACTTGGAATCGAGCCCAAAACATGTGGTGATTTTCATTGAACCAAGCATTGAGTTCGAGGAATCGATGGTTTTTCTTCAAAGATTCTGCTTGCTCTTGGAAGATTGTTTAGGTAGTATTTATAAGGTGCAGAGGAAGAACAGAGATGTTGGGCCTTTGGAGATATCTGTTGTGAAGCCAGGCAGTTTCTATGAACTGTTCCGGGCGGCAGTGGAGAATGGGGCACCCGCCAATCAATACAAGCCACCGAAGATTCTTAGAAACCGTACGATCATTGATTTATTGAAAAGGTTTGTGATCATGACCGTCTATCAGGATTCTTTGGATATCCTGTAA